Proteins from a genomic interval of Medicago truncatula cultivar Jemalong A17 chromosome 3, MtrunA17r5.0-ANR, whole genome shotgun sequence:
- the LOC112420031 gene encoding uncharacterized protein, giving the protein MHKVEDDQYVPFPKANDFQQFHIATYSLTTEGTSKKRRFLKNELELELERWTWKTTQLHRKAISHLLLSLSDGHGKLHSPGVISRAALLYDVHRSIIYRIWKQVMETGNAYHKKKRCGRKCVQLDLELMRQVPLSKRSTFRSLSLALKIPKTSLIRLQKSGVIRRHSSTLKPYLKEENMIARLRFCLSMLDRNSSPHDPKFTSMHNTVFIDEKWFYITKNKTNYYLNSEEEEPHRTCQSKNFIGKLMFVAAVARPRFDNEGKETFSGKIGIFPFVYEQPARRSSVNRAAGTIERKPITSVTREVNKTFMMSKILPALKNCWPIEDVGKTIFIQQENAKSHISKDDPDFCRAASEDGFDLRIHPI; this is encoded by the exons ATGCATAAAGTTGAAGATGATCAGTATGTGCCATTCCCTAAAGCAAATGACTTTCAACAATTCCATATAGCTACAT ACTCGTTGACAACTGAAGGAACTTCCAAAAAACGTCGTTTTCTGAAGAATGAGCTTGAGCTTGAGCTTGAGCGATGGACATGGAAAACTACACAGTTGCATAGAAAGGCCATATCTCATTTGTTGTTGAGCTTGAGCGACGGACATGGAAAACTACACAGTCCAGGGGTAATATCCCGAGCAGCTTTACTATACGATGTTCATAGAAGTATCATTTATCGTATATGGAAACAAGTAATGGAGACTGGTAATGCTTATCATAAGAAAAAACGATGTGGAAGGAAATGTGTTCAGTTAGATTTGGAGTTAATGCGTCAAGTTCCATTGTCAAAACGATCTACCTTTCGATCTCTATCTCTTGCTCTGAAAATTCCTAAGACATCATTGATAAGGCTGCAAAAGTCCGGAGTTATACGACGCCATTCAAGTACACTTAAGCCATATTTAAAAGAGGAAAATATGATTGCTCGTTTAAGGTTTTGTTTGTCAATGCTCGACCGTAACAGCTCGCCTCATGATCCGAAGTTTACTTCCATGCACAATACTGTGTTTATCGATGAGAAATGGTTctatattacaaaaaataaaaccaattacTATTTGAATTCGGAAGAGGAGGAGCCACACCGAACATGTCAAAGCAAAAATTTTATTGGTAAGCTTATGTTTGTAGCTGCAGTGGCCAGACCCAGGTTTGACAACGAAGGAAAGGAGACATTCTCAGGGAAGATTGGTATATTTCCATTTGTGTATGAACAGCCAGCTAGAAGAAGCAGTGTCAACAGAGCTGCAGGGACTATAGAAAGGAAACCTATAACTTCTGTGACAAGAGAGGTGAATAAAACTTTCATGATGAGCAAAATCTTACCAGCCCTTAAGAATTGCTGGCCAATAGAAGATGTAGGGAAGACAATTTTCATTCAACAAGAGAATGCAAAGTCTCATATTTCTAAAGATGATCCTGATTTTTGTCGAGCAGCAAGTGAAGATGGGTTTGACCTCCGAATTCACCCGATTTGA
- the LOC11429180 gene encoding putative B3 domain-containing protein At4g03170, which produces MNESVENCTMKQRSSFDYKMKRKVDDEISFTPGEREVARILLSMQKIEDEKRRTYNNNAHPAPQINIPTIPGVTNNDILFCCKPFVKKLYPTDLEPGQSRLLLNKNHVKTYFLPLLKKGEEDVREGIDVVVYDMQGNTFNMIFKFWSEKVYVLSGGRWVNFYRTHQLKAIEDHVTVWMFRHSQTNQLCFALSVRKVQT; this is translated from the coding sequence ATGAATGAAAGTGTCGAGAACTGCACCATGAAACAAAGAAGTTCCTTTGATTAcaagatgaaaagaaaagttGACGATGAGATTAGCTTTACTCCTGGTGAGCGTGAAGTTGCTCGTATTCTTCTTTCAATGCAAAAAATTGAAGACGAGAAGAGAAGAACATATAACAACAATGCTCATCCAGCGCCACAAATCAATATACCGACGATTCCTGGTGTAACAAACAATGATATTCTTTTTTGTTGCAAGCCTTTTGTGAAGAAACTATACCCTACTGATTTGGAACCGGGTCAGAGTAGATTACTATTGAACAAGAATCATGTGAAAACGTATTTCTTGCCCTTGTTgaaaaaaggagaagaagatgtTCGAGAAGGAATAGACGTCGTTGTTTATGACATGCAAGGAAACACATTCAACATGATATTTAAGTTTTGGAGTGAAAAAGTTTATGTCCTCAGCGGTGGAAGGTGGGTGAATTTCTACCGAACGCATCAATTGAAAGCGATTGAAGATCATGTTACGGTGTGGATGTTTCGCCATTCACAAACCAATCAGTTGTGTTTTGCTCTTAGTGTGAGAAAAGTGCAAACTTAA
- the LOC112420326 gene encoding uncharacterized protein, whose protein sequence is MIRSLWYHDPNLVDDLIRLRSDIGCRRMMYMYGRVHLFVEHTVGEQPVMGELNPLIEYPIQNVGANVGGNGGVHVEEIFEEVGNEGNVGNEGNLGVYVEEIFEEGANEGNGGINVGEYFEEEEVNVGGDDVEEVNEGNVVEGDMDCGANDYGNMGPTLVDDRGNLMQNMGDTVVEESEHVGPTVDGEGIFNGPTTLNMGSNEVGPSGVVNDYGRTQFGVHEEYRDEYVDELGEQREDSALDTDFWDSEEEVAKEDGFGDAVAQEERVFDDRIFEPEPKTVADDRVEREVAEQCSSGVAEAEQGTRQASESRSKEKGKEASGSKPKKKRGRPPKQQKKVSETVFKDHLIVQGNNTTEEGGPFGILRDGGLSDVEEYNSDELDSECESEDGDEGPRVKFSTFKLLDNMRDYKWEVGTYFVSKKAFQKAIRTYAVHYGRNLKFRKNDKKRVRMICKGSKGSCIFEAFCAKIPKEETWQLRKIQRLHSCSRVFKVKMLNSDWLGSKLNSRVREEPGLKLTTIVNRTIEKWGLKINLNKAYRARGKEIDMVDGSFRDQYTRIYDYTHELMRSNPDSTVKVSTMPYQGTEEDLERPGANLCPHFRRMYICLKACKDSFFKCRSIIGLDGCFLKGYYGGQLLAAIGRDPNDQMLPIAFVVVEGETKESWKWFLELLIGDLGGPRLCKTYTFISDQQKGLLPAMDELLPDVDQRFCVRHLYNNFRKRFPGKKLKELMWRAAKSTYENAFLDVMKEIKEISEPAYDYLMLIPTKHWSKWKFSGDSKCDTLVNNMSEAFNSTIVIPRQKPIVTMCEDIRVYLIEKWETNRNKITRYEDDVLPNIKKRLARESAYTNVWLVRRSTEFDYEVTHLNTTCYKYHVNLQRWECDCRKWLLIGLPCCHAISCMRNQDLNVYDFVPDIYKKERYAACYAPIIYPANGQALWRRTEYNDLQPPPIRRQPGRPKKKRNKEAGELLNDDGQLRRARWGIKCSRCKQSGHNKSTCKLPLPPPPPPSENSSNPTSTQGPSAPLTTQTPQTAQAPTAETAETNPAPTTQRSTNTQRNVTTQRTARTQRTVNTQRDSQTAPSAQGAAATQGAGTQAAQAGTGGGKQRKRKQKKRLSTSQPEGSNGKKRKTSVRVEGSVSTQQ, encoded by the exons ATGATTAGATCACTTTGGTACCATGACCCTAATTTAGTAGATGACCTTATTAGATTAAGGTCTGACATTGGGTGTAGGAGGATGATGTATATGTATGGTAGGGTGCATCTGTTTGTTGAACATACAGTAGGGGAACAACCTGTAATGGGAGAACTCAATCCTTTGATTGAGTATCCTATACAGAACGTGGGAGCAAATGTTGGAGGGAATGGTGGAGTTCATGTGGAGGAGATTTTTGAGGAGGTAGGTAATGAGGGAAATGTTGGGAATGAGGGAAACTTAGGAGTTTATGTGGAAGAGATTTTTGAAGAGGGGGCTAATGAGGGAAATGGTGGAATTAATGTGGGAGAATACTTTGAGGAGGAGGAAGTTAATGTGGGAGGTGATGATGTAGAAGAGGTAAATGAGGGAAATGTAGTGGAAGGTGATATGGACTGTGGGGCCAATGATTATGGGAATATGGGGCCCACTCTTGTGGATGATAGAGGGAATCTGATGCAGAATATGGGGGACACCGTGGTAGAAGAAAGTGAACATGTGGGGCCCACTGTAGATGGTGAGGGAATATTTAATGGGCCAACAACTTTAAACATGGGGAGTAATGAAGTTGGGCCTTCTGGTGTAGTAAATGATTATGGGCGTACTCAGTTTGGGGTACATGAAGAATATAGGGATGAGTATGTGGATGAGTTAGGTGAGCAAAGGGAAGACAGTGCACTAGATACAGATTTTTGGGACTCAGAAGAGGAGGTAGCTAAAGAAGATGGCTTTGGTGATGCTGTAGCACAAGAGGAAAGAGTGTTTGATGATAGGATCTTTGAACCTGAACCAAAAACAGTTGCAGATGATAGGGTTGAAAGGGAAGTTGCTGAGCAATGTTCTTCTGGTGTAGCTGAAGCAGAGCAAGGCACAAGACAAGCTAGTGAGAGTAGGTCAAAGGAAAAAGGTAAAGAGGCCAGTGGAAGTAAGCCTaagaagaagagaggaagaccaccaaagcaacaaaaaaaagtaagtgAGACTGTTTTTAAAGATCATCTGATAGTTCAGGGGAATAACACAACTGAAGAAGGTGGACCATTTGGTATATTGAGGGATGGAGGTTTGAGTGATGTTGAAGAGTATAATAGTGATGAATTAGACAGTGAGTGTGAATCTGAAGATGGAGATGAGGGTCCTAGGGTTAAATTCTCAACTTTTAAGTTGCTTGATAACATGAGAGATTACAAATGGGAGGTTGGAACATACTTTGTTTCTAAGAAGGCATTTCAAAAAGCAATAAGAACATATGCCGTTCATTATGGAAGGAACCTTAAATTCAGGAAAAATGATAAGAAGAGGGTGAGAATGATCTGTAAGGGCTCAAAGGGTAGCTGCATTTTTGAGGCATTTTGTGCTAAGATTCCTAAAGAAGAAACTTGGCAATTGAGAAAGATCCAAAGGCTACACAGTTGCAGTAGAGTGTTTAAGGTTAAGATGTTGAATTCAGATTGGTTGGGGAGTAAACTTAATAGTAGAGTAAGAGAAGAGCCTGGTTTGAAGCTGACTACTATTGTGAACAGAACTATTGAGAAATGGGGATTGAAGATAAACTTGAACAAGGCTTACAGAGCTAGAGGAAAAGAAATTGATATGGTGGATGGGTCATTCAGGGATCAGTATACTAGGATCTATGATTACACACATGAGTTGATGAGGTCAAATCCTGATTCTACTGTGAAGGTTAGTACTATGCCATATCAAGGTACTGAAGAAGATCTTGAGAGGCCTGGAGCAAACTTATGTCCCCATTTCCGAAGGATGTATATTTGTTTGAAAGCCTGCAAAGATAGTTTTTTTAAGTGTAGGAGTATTATTGGGTTAGATGGGTGCTTCTTGAAGGGTTACTATGGTGGGCAGTTGCTAGCTGCAATTGGAAGGGACCCAAATGACCAGATGCTTCCAATAGCATTTGTTGTGGTTGAAGGTGAAACAAAGGAATCATGGAAGTGGTTTTTGGAACTCTTGATTGGTGACTTAGGTGGACCCAGATTATGCAAGACTTACACCTTCATTAGTGATCAACAAAAG GGATTGTTGCCTGCTATGGATGAACTACTTCCAGATGTAGACCAAAGATTTTGTGTGAGACACCTTTATAATAACTTCAGAAAGAGGTTTCCTGGAAAGAAGTTGAAGGAATTAATGTGGAGGGCAGCAAAATCAACTTATGAGAATGCATTCCTTGATGTAATGAAAGAGATCAAGGAGATTAGTGAGCCTGCATATGATTACCTTATGCTAATTCCAACTAAGCATTGGAGTAAGTGGAAGTTCTCAGGTGATTCAAAGTGTGATACTCTAGTCAACAATATGTCAGAAGCTTTCAACTCAACCATTGTCATTCCTAGACAAAAGCCAATTGTTACCATGTGTGAAGATATTCGTGTGTATTTGATAGAGAAGTGGGAAACAAATAGGAATAAAATTACAAGGTATGAAGATGATGTGCTCCCCAACATAAAGAAGAGGCTTGCTAGAGAATCTGCCTATACTAATGTCTGGCTGGTTAG GCGCAGCACTGAGTTTGATTATGAAGTGACACATTTGAATACAACTTGTTACAAGTACCATGTCAATCTCCAAAGGTGGGAATGTGACTGTAGGAAATGGTTATTGATAGGGTTGCCCTGCTGTCATGCCATCTCCTGCATGAGGAACCAAGACCTCAATGTCTATGATTTTGTTCCTGACATTTACAAGAAGGAGAGGTATGCAGCTTGCTATGCTCCAATCATCTACCCTGCTAACGGACAGGCCTTATGGCGCAGAACTGAGTATAATGATCTCCAGCCACCTCCTATCAGAAGGCAACCTGGTAGgccaaagaaaaaaaggaacaaaGAAGCAGGTGAATTGTTGAATGATGATGGTCAACTTAGGAGGGCTAGATGGGGAATCAAATGTAGCAGATGCAAGCAGAGTGGACATAATAAGTCCACTTGCAAGCTCCCACTACCTCCTCCACCACCTCCATCTGAGAACTCATCAAACCCTACATCTACTCAAGGTCCAAGTGCTCCACTAACTACTCAAACTCCACAAACTGCTCAAGCTCCTACTGCAGAAACTGCAGAAACTAATCCAGCTCCTACTACTCAAAGGTCTACTAACACTCAAAGGAATGTAACAACTCAAAGGACTGCTAGGACTCAAAGGACTGTTAACACTCAAAGGGATTCTCAAACTGCACCCTCTGCTCAAGGTGCTGCTGCTACACAAGGTGCTGGTACACAAGCTGCACAAGCTGGAACTGGAGGTGGAAAACAAAGGAAGAGGAAGCAAAAAAAGAGACTATCTACATCACAACCAGAAGGTTCAAATGGGAAGAAAAGGAAAACTTCTGTTAGAGTTGAGGGTTCTGTGTCAACCCAACAGTAG
- the LOC11429178 gene encoding putative B3 domain-containing protein At4g03170: MNQSVENCTMKQRSSFDYKMKRKVDDEISFTPGEREVARILLSMQKIEDEKRRTYNNNAHPAPQINIPTIPGVTNNDILFCCKPFVKKLYPTDLEPGQSRLLLNKNHVKTYFLPLLKKGEEDVREGIDVVVYDMQGNTFNMIFKYWSEKVYVLSGGRWVNFSQTHQLKAIEDHVTVWMFRHSQTNQLCFALSVRKVQT; this comes from the coding sequence ATGAATCAAAGTGTCGAGAACTGCACCATGAAACAAAGAAGTTCCTTTGATTAcaagatgaaaagaaaagttGACGATGAGATTAGCTTTACTCCTGGTGAGCGTGAAGTTGCTCGTATTCTTCTTTCAATGCAAAAAATTGAAGACGAGAAGAGAAGAACATATAACAACAATGCTCATCCAGCGCCACAAATCAATATACCGACGATTCCTGGTGTAACAAACAATGATATTCTTTTTTGTTGCAAGCCTTTTGTGAAGAAACTATACCCTACTGATTTGGAACCGGGTCAGAGTAGATTACTATTGAACAAGAATCATGTGAAAACGTATTTCTTGCCCTTGTTgaaaaaaggagaagaagatgtTCGAGAAGGAATAGACGTCGTTGTTTATGACATGCAAGGCAACACATTCAACATGATATTTAAGTATTGGAGTGAAAAAGTTTATGTCCTCAGCGGTGGAAGGTGGGTGAATTTCTCCCAAACGCATCAATTGAAAGCGATTGAAGATCATGTTACGGTGTGGATGTTTCGCCATTCACAAACCAATCAGTTGTGTTTTGCTCTTAGTGTGAGAAAAGTGCAAACTTAA
- the LOC11429177 gene encoding (S)-8-oxocitronellyl enol synthase CYC2, producing MSWWWSGAIGAAKKKLDEDEAPRSFQNVALVVGVTGIVGNSLAEILPLADTPGGRWKVYGVARRPRPSWNADHPVEYIQCDITDPNDATTKLSVLTDVTHVFYVCWASRPTEAENCEINGTMLKNALTAVIPNAPNLRHVSIQTGGKHYVGPFESFGKIKYHEPPYTEDMPRLDYHNFYYTLEDVLFEETGKKEGVSWSVHRPLLIFGFSPYSMMNIIGTICVYAAICKHEGVPLRFPGTKLAWENYYMASDADLIAEQHIWAAVDPYAKNEAFNCSNGDVFRWKQLWKVIAEQFGIEEYGFDEEGPRLKLTELMKDKGPVWDEIVKENGLQVTKLEEVAEWWFADACFGGNGFTDSMNKSKEHGFLGFRNTKNSLINWIDRTRAYKIVP from the exons ATGAGCTGGTGGTGGTCTGGTGCTATTGGTGCTGCCAAG AAGAAACTAGATGAAGACGAAGCACCAAGAAGCTTCCAGAATGTAGCTTTAGTGGTTGGCGTAACGGGCATCGTCGGCAACAGTTTGGCCGAAATTCTACCTTTAGCAGACACACCAGGCGGTAGATGGAAGGTTTACGGCGTTGCCCGCCGTCCACGACCTTCTTGGAACGCAGATCACCCTGTGGAATACATCCAATGCGACATCACCGATCCAAACGACGCCACCACCAAACTCTCCGTCCTCACTGACGTTACCCATGTCTTCTACGTCTGTTGGGCCAGCCGTCCCACCGAAGCTGAAAACTGTGAAATCAACGGCACTATGCTCAAAAACGCCCTCACTGCAGTCATTCCAAACGCTCCCAATCTCCGTCATGTGTCAATTCAAACCGGCGGTAAGCACTATGTAGGACCCTTTGAATCATTCGGCAAGATCAAGTACCATGAACCACCATACACAGAGGATATGCCGCGTTTGGATTATCATAATTTCTATTATACACTTGAAgatgttttgtttgaagaaaCAGGTAAGAAAGAAGGTGTGAGTTGGTCTGTTCATAGGCCACTTCTCATCTTTGGATTTTCACCTTACAGTATGATGAATATCATTGGAACTATTTGTGTTTACGCTGCAATTTGTAAGCATGAGGGTGTTCCGTTGAGATTTCCAGGGACTAAGTTAGCTTGGGAGAATTACTACATGGCTTCTGATGCAGATTTGATTGCTGAACAACATATTTGGGCTGCAGTGGATCCTTATGCTAAGAATGAAGCATTCAATTGTAGTAATGGTGATGTTTTTAGGTGGAAGCAATTGTGGAAGGTTATCGCGGAACAATTTGGGATTGAGGAGTATGGGTTCGACGAGGAAGGTCCTCGTTTGAAGTTAACGGAGTTGATGAAGGATAAGGGTCCTGTTTGGGATGAGATTGTGAAGGAGAATGGGTTGCAGGTAACGAAGCTGGAAGAAGTTGCTGAGTGGTGGTTTGCAGATGCTTGTTTTGGAGGGAATGGGTTTACAGATAGCATGAACAAATCGAAAGAGCACGGATTTTTGGGATTCAGGAACACTAAGAATTCGCTTATCAATTGGATTGATAGGACTAGAGCTTACAAGATTGTGCCATGA